In Nitrosophilus alvini, the following are encoded in one genomic region:
- a CDS encoding YdcF family protein — MIYIVSKLFTYLLLPPGIFILILAASAFFAKRFRKILLFSALVFWLFSTDFVPHMLLKPLEYKSFQNSDTKPNAVVVLGGGDVNFAPNLPLTADGTKRVLWGFMEAKKRKLPLIYSGVEKGAEKCFDEINSSLGLGFENSHRLKAMCYYLENVSRDTFENAKYTKDIFKKKGIKNPKIVLVTSAYHMPRAKKLFEYFGFEVEPSATDYKTGEKLKIDIWSFFPKMRNFKDSYIALHEYFGLLSLFIRGVLI; from the coding sequence ATGATATATATAGTTTCAAAACTTTTTACATATCTTCTCCTGCCGCCTGGAATATTTATACTCATTTTGGCGGCATCCGCTTTTTTTGCCAAAAGATTCAGAAAAATTTTGCTATTTTCGGCACTGGTTTTCTGGCTTTTTTCTACCGATTTTGTCCCTCATATGCTTTTGAAGCCTCTTGAATACAAAAGTTTTCAAAATTCGGATACCAAACCGAATGCAGTTGTTGTTTTGGGAGGAGGCGATGTGAATTTTGCACCCAATCTTCCTTTGACGGCCGATGGAACAAAAAGAGTTTTATGGGGATTTATGGAGGCCAAAAAAAGAAAATTGCCCCTAATATACAGCGGAGTAGAGAAGGGGGCCGAAAAGTGTTTTGACGAGATAAACAGCTCTCTTGGACTGGGATTTGAAAATTCTCACAGACTCAAGGCGATGTGCTACTATCTGGAAAATGTCAGCCGCGATACTTTCGAAAATGCAAAATATACAAAAGATATTTTTAAAAAAAAGGGTATAAAAAATCCCAAAATAGTGCTTGTAACTTCAGCTTATCATATGCCAAGAGCAAAAAAACTTTTTGAATATTTCGGATTTGAAGTCGAACCATCTGCTACAGACTATAAAACCGGCGAAAAACTAAAGATAGACATATGGTCTTTTTTCCCAAAAATGAGGAATTTCAAAGATTCCTATATTGCACTGCACGAATATTTTGGACTGCTCAGTCTGTTTATCAGGGGTGTTCTTATTTGA
- the dtd gene encoding D-aminoacyl-tRNA deacylase, with amino-acid sequence MIALLQRVKRSSVTVNGREIAKIGKGINILLGVLKEDSEDDIHKLVDKIVNLRIFSDSEGKMNLSIRDVGGEALIISQFTLAGSVKKGRRPSFDKAMEPGRAKELYEKFCENIGEYIAVKQGVFGAMMEVEILNDGPVTFIIDSKELK; translated from the coding sequence TTGATAGCTCTTCTTCAAAGAGTCAAGAGATCAAGCGTCACTGTAAACGGCAGAGAAATTGCAAAAATAGGGAAGGGTATAAATATACTGCTTGGAGTTTTAAAAGAGGATAGTGAAGATGATATACACAAGTTGGTAGACAAGATAGTAAATCTGAGGATTTTTTCGGACAGTGAGGGGAAAATGAATCTTTCTATAAGGGATGTGGGAGGCGAAGCGCTGATAATCAGCCAGTTTACTCTTGCCGGCAGTGTCAAAAAAGGGCGAAGACCGAGTTTTGATAAAGCTATGGAACCTGGAAGGGCAAAAGAACTGTATGAGAAATTTTGTGAAAACATAGGAGAGTATATAGCTGTAAAACAGGGAGTATTCGGGGCGATGATGGAAGTGGAAATTTTAAACGACGGACCTGTAACATTTATCATTGATTCCAAAGAACTGAAATGA
- a CDS encoding phosphoribosyltransferase: MFKDRYEAGLKLAEKLKEYENSDSVIVALPRGGIPVAAVIAEKLHIPMDIFFVKKIPSPYNEEAAIGAVSENGFVYVNEHAKIMLNVADEYIKERAEQKMREMKEKRALYGKKRINLKDKTVIIVDDGIATGASMLLATDALREEGAKKIVIAAPVAPPDVVSKLEKSADEVVILQTPPDFMAVGQFYYDFHQLSDDEVLDILKKFK, from the coding sequence ATGTTTAAAGACCGTTATGAAGCAGGTCTCAAACTTGCAGAAAAACTTAAAGAGTATGAAAACAGCGACAGTGTCATAGTTGCTCTTCCAAGAGGCGGCATACCTGTAGCAGCGGTAATAGCCGAAAAACTACATATCCCTATGGATATTTTTTTCGTAAAGAAAATTCCTAGCCCATACAATGAAGAGGCAGCCATTGGTGCAGTGAGCGAAAACGGTTTTGTGTATGTAAACGAACATGCAAAAATCATGCTCAATGTTGCGGATGAGTATATAAAAGAGAGAGCCGAACAGAAAATGCGGGAGATGAAAGAGAAGAGAGCTCTTTACGGCAAAAAAAGAATCAACCTTAAAGACAAAACGGTTATCATAGTTGACGACGGTATAGCAACCGGGGCAAGTATGCTCCTGGCCACAGATGCCCTTCGTGAAGAAGGAGCCAAAAAAATAGTCATTGCCGCTCCCGTTGCTCCTCCTGATGTGGTTTCAAAACTGGAAAAATCGGCTGACGAAGTTGTGATACTTCAGACCCCGCCCGATTTTATGGCGGTAGGACAGTTCTATTATGATTTTCATCAGCTTAGCGACGATGAAGTTCTTGATATATTGAAAAAATTCAAATAA